A region of Hemicordylus capensis ecotype Gifberg chromosome 17, rHemCap1.1.pri, whole genome shotgun sequence DNA encodes the following proteins:
- the TLR4 gene encoding toll-like receptor 4 isoform X1, protein MEDDAFGSLCNLSVLILTANPLQFVGLGAFHGLTSLLKLVAVETSISSLDSLPIANLTSLQELNLSHNLIASLKLPSFFSRFLFLQSLRLQENKISSIFIGDLDALSSRNLTLELSRNDITFIQPDSFAGVRLQELSLRACFESSASMQAGLWNLSGLHVNKLVLGNYRNIQKLQTFSKPLLDGLCHVHFQEVTLICVKALSDTGSLSACLNNISTVRLLDTDLKFFSDFPRNSRVRHLEISDCPLRQIPALQLSNLEELRVIRITHNRNLADCDDFEGLPNLETLDLSHNKLRCGISWENLMNGTPNLKRLDLSVNLEIKLPPELFGPRKLEYLDLQRTRLEGPGKVPVFLGLANLLYLDISYTDIHIETECPFCGMDRLQVLRMGGNTFEGNQLGNSFKNITQLQVLDISNCGLQQVSPDSLAGLPRLRELNVSNNKLLGLHPVIYECLQALTVLDLHNNQLATLTEEDLKNLPRSLRYLDLSQNLFDCSCGHISFLRWAKEHRDLLQYADGMLCHNPVDLKNSILVNFDLSFCQVSMTTVAVSVVVSLAVVVCLILVYKYYFHLYYMVILLSRDRSSTKKDNTYDAFVIYSSEDQEWVTQELEETLETGIPRFRLCLFYRDFIPGVSIMTNIIKEGFQSSRKVVAVVSAHFLESRWCNFELEIAQSWQLLDSQASLVLIVLEGVDQRAVQRKLGLFRYLRRNTYLVWKDRELNRHLFLRQLRLALLDGKTWTEEELKLMLKD, encoded by the coding sequence ATGGAAGACGATGCCTTTGGCAGTCTCTGCAACCTTTCTGTCTTGATCCTGACTGCCAACCCACTCCAGTTTGTGGGCCTAGGAGCATTCCATGGCTTGACCTCCCTGCTGAAGCTGGTCGCCGTagaaacctccatatcctcacTGGACAGCCTGCCGATTGCCAACTTAACATCCCTACAAGAGCTAAACCTGAGCCACAACCTCATCGCATCCTTGAAACTCCCATCCTTTTTCTCTCGCTTCCTATTTCTCCAGTCTCTGAGGCTCCAGGAGAACAAGATCTCCTCCATCTTCATCGGAGACCTGGATGCCTTGTCCAGCCGGAACCTCACACTGGAGCTGTCCCGGAATGACATAACATTCATCCAGCCGGACTCTTTTGCCGGGGTTCGCCTTCAGGAACTCTCCCTGAGAGCCTGTTTCGAGAGCAGCGCCTCCATGCAGGCTGGCCTCTGGAACCTGTCTGGCTTACACGTCAACAAGTTGGTGTTGGGCAATTACAGGAACATTCAGAAACTGCAAACCTTCAGCAAGCCCCTCTTGGATGGCTTGTGCCACGTGCATTTCCAAGAGGTGACTCTCATTTGTGTGAAGGCCCTCAGTGATACTGGCAGCCTCTCTGCTTGCCTGAATAATATCTCCACCGTGCGGCTGCTGGACACCGACCTGAAGTTTTTCTCGGATTTCCCACGCAACTCCAGAGTGCGCCATCTTGAAATCAGCGACTGCCCACTTCGGCAGATACCTGCTCTACAGCTGTCCAACTTGGAAGAGCTCAGAGTGATCCGCATCACCCACAACAGGAATCTGGCCGACTGTGACGATTTTGAGGGGCTACCAAACCTGGAGACCCTTGACCTCAGCCACAACAAGCTGCGTTGTGGGATTTCCTGGGAGAATCTAATGAACGGGACTCCCAATTTGAAGCGGCTGGATCTGAGTGTCAACTTGGAAATCAAACTGCCCCCAGAGCTCTTTGGGCCCCGTAAACTGGAATATCTGGATCTACAACGTACCAGACTGGAAGGACCAGGAAAGGTCCCTGTGTTTCTAGGCCTTGCGAATCTCCTCTACCTTGATATTTCCTACACTGACATCCACATTGAAACGGAGTGTCCGTTTTGTGGCATGGACAGGCTGCAAGTGCTGAGAATGGGTGGGAATACCTTTGAGGGCAACCAGTTGGGCAACAGCTTCAAGAACATCACCCAGCTTCAAGTTCTGGACATTTCCAATTGTGGACTTCAGCAGGTGTCTCCTGACAGCTTGGCTGGCCTCCCCAGACTCCGCGAACTCAATGTCAGCAACAATAAGCTTCTGGGCCTTCATCCAGTCATCTATGAGTGCCTCCAAGCCCTCACCGTCCTGGATTTACATAACAACCAGTTGGCCACCTTGACTGAGGAAGATCTGAAGAACTTACCCCGGAGTTTGAGGTATCTGGATCTCTCTCAGAACCTTTTTGATTGTTCCTGTGGGCACATTAGCTTCTTGAGGTGGGCGAAAGAACATAGGGACCTCCTTCAGTACGCCGATGGGATGCTCTGTCATAACCCTGTGGACTTAAAAAACTCCATCCTGGTGAATTTTGATTTATCCTTCTGCCAGGTCAGCATGACCACAGtggctgtttctgtggtggtctCTCTGGCAGTGGTTGTGTGTCTGATTCTGGTGTATAAGTACTACTTCCACCTTTACTATATGGTGATCTTGCTCAGCAGAGACCGTTCCTCCACCAAGAAGGACAACACATATGACGCCTTTGTGATCTACTCCAGCGAGGACCAGGAGTGGGTGACGCAGGAGCTGGAGGAGACCCTAGAAACTGGCATCCCACGCTTCCGCCTCTGCCTCTTCTACCGGGACTTCATCCCCGGAGTGTCCATCATGACCAACATCATCAAGGAAGGCTTCCAGAGCAGCCGGAAGGTGGTGGCCGTCGTCTCTGCCCACTTCCTGGAGAGCCGGTGGTGTAACTTTGAACTCGAGATTGCTCAGTCATGGCAGCTGCTGGACAGCCAAGCCAGCCTGGTCTTGATCGTACTGGAAGGGGTGGACCAGAGGGCAGTGCAGCGGAAGCTGGGTCTGTTTCGCTATTTGCGGAGGAACACCTACTTGGTGTGGAAGGACCGGGAGCTTAACCGTCACTTGTTTCTGAGGCAGTTGAGGTTGGCTTTGCTTGATGGGAAAACATGGACGGAGGAGGAGCTGAAACTCATGCTCAAGGACTAG
- the TLR4 gene encoding toll-like receptor 4 isoform X2 — protein MHKEGALCLPVFATFSLAIVFQAQQTARSLGPCSEVKPGAAYKCMDLNLTRLPPDIPNTTQWLDLSYNPLKGLTSNYFSSVPALTFLDLTRCSIEKMEDDAFGSLCNLSVLILTANPLQFVGLGAFHGLTSLLKLVAVETSISSLDSLPIANLTSLQELNLSHNLIASLKLPSFFSRFLFLQSLRLQENKISSIFIGDLDALSSRNLTLELSRNDITFIQPDSFAGVRLQELSLRACFESSASMQAGLWNLSGLHVNKLVLGNYRNIQKLQTFSKPLLDGLCHVHFQEVTLICVKALSDTGSLSACLNNISTVRLLDTDLKFFSDFPRNSRVRHLEISDCPLRQIPALQLSNLEELRVIRITHNRNLADCDDFEGLPNLETLDLSHNKLRCGISWENLMNGTPNLKRLDLSVNLEIKLPPELFGPRKLEYLDLQRTRLEGPGKVPVFLGLANLLYLDISYTDIHIETECPFCGMDRLQVLRMGGNTFEGNQLGNSFKNITQLQVLDISNCGLQQVSPDSLAGLPRLRELNVSNNKLLGLHPVIYECLQALTVLDLHNNQLATLTEEDLKNLPRSLRYLDLSQNLFDCSCGHISFLRWAKEHRDLLQYADGMLCHNPVDLKNSILVNFDLSFCQVSMTTVAVSVVVSLAVVVCLILVYKYYFHLYYMVILLSRDRSSTKKDNTYDAFVIYSSEDQEWVTQELEETLETGIPRFRLCLFYRDFIPGVSIMTNIIKEGFQSSRKVVAVVSAHFLESRWCNFELEIAQSWQLLDSQASLVLIVLEGVDQRAVQRKLGLFRYLRRNTYLVWKDRELNRHLFLRQLRLALLDGKTWTEEELKLMLKD, from the exons ATGCACAAGGAGGGAGCCCTCTGCCTACCCGTGTTTGCCACCTTCTCCTTGGCGATAGTATTCCAGGCCCAGCAGACTGCCCGAAGCCTCGGCCCCTGTTCGGAG GTAAAGCCAGGTGCTGCTTACAAATGCATGGATTTGAACCTCACTAGACTTCCGCCTGATATCCCAAATACCACCCAGTGGCTGGATCTGAGCTACAATCCATTGAAAGGTCTAACCTCAAATTATTTCTCATCTGTTCCTGCATTGACGTTTCTGGATCTCACTAG ATGCAGCATCGAGAAGATGGAAGACGATGCCTTTGGCAGTCTCTGCAACCTTTCTGTCTTGATCCTGACTGCCAACCCACTCCAGTTTGTGGGCCTAGGAGCATTCCATGGCTTGACCTCCCTGCTGAAGCTGGTCGCCGTagaaacctccatatcctcacTGGACAGCCTGCCGATTGCCAACTTAACATCCCTACAAGAGCTAAACCTGAGCCACAACCTCATCGCATCCTTGAAACTCCCATCCTTTTTCTCTCGCTTCCTATTTCTCCAGTCTCTGAGGCTCCAGGAGAACAAGATCTCCTCCATCTTCATCGGAGACCTGGATGCCTTGTCCAGCCGGAACCTCACACTGGAGCTGTCCCGGAATGACATAACATTCATCCAGCCGGACTCTTTTGCCGGGGTTCGCCTTCAGGAACTCTCCCTGAGAGCCTGTTTCGAGAGCAGCGCCTCCATGCAGGCTGGCCTCTGGAACCTGTCTGGCTTACACGTCAACAAGTTGGTGTTGGGCAATTACAGGAACATTCAGAAACTGCAAACCTTCAGCAAGCCCCTCTTGGATGGCTTGTGCCACGTGCATTTCCAAGAGGTGACTCTCATTTGTGTGAAGGCCCTCAGTGATACTGGCAGCCTCTCTGCTTGCCTGAATAATATCTCCACCGTGCGGCTGCTGGACACCGACCTGAAGTTTTTCTCGGATTTCCCACGCAACTCCAGAGTGCGCCATCTTGAAATCAGCGACTGCCCACTTCGGCAGATACCTGCTCTACAGCTGTCCAACTTGGAAGAGCTCAGAGTGATCCGCATCACCCACAACAGGAATCTGGCCGACTGTGACGATTTTGAGGGGCTACCAAACCTGGAGACCCTTGACCTCAGCCACAACAAGCTGCGTTGTGGGATTTCCTGGGAGAATCTAATGAACGGGACTCCCAATTTGAAGCGGCTGGATCTGAGTGTCAACTTGGAAATCAAACTGCCCCCAGAGCTCTTTGGGCCCCGTAAACTGGAATATCTGGATCTACAACGTACCAGACTGGAAGGACCAGGAAAGGTCCCTGTGTTTCTAGGCCTTGCGAATCTCCTCTACCTTGATATTTCCTACACTGACATCCACATTGAAACGGAGTGTCCGTTTTGTGGCATGGACAGGCTGCAAGTGCTGAGAATGGGTGGGAATACCTTTGAGGGCAACCAGTTGGGCAACAGCTTCAAGAACATCACCCAGCTTCAAGTTCTGGACATTTCCAATTGTGGACTTCAGCAGGTGTCTCCTGACAGCTTGGCTGGCCTCCCCAGACTCCGCGAACTCAATGTCAGCAACAATAAGCTTCTGGGCCTTCATCCAGTCATCTATGAGTGCCTCCAAGCCCTCACCGTCCTGGATTTACATAACAACCAGTTGGCCACCTTGACTGAGGAAGATCTGAAGAACTTACCCCGGAGTTTGAGGTATCTGGATCTCTCTCAGAACCTTTTTGATTGTTCCTGTGGGCACATTAGCTTCTTGAGGTGGGCGAAAGAACATAGGGACCTCCTTCAGTACGCCGATGGGATGCTCTGTCATAACCCTGTGGACTTAAAAAACTCCATCCTGGTGAATTTTGATTTATCCTTCTGCCAGGTCAGCATGACCACAGtggctgtttctgtggtggtctCTCTGGCAGTGGTTGTGTGTCTGATTCTGGTGTATAAGTACTACTTCCACCTTTACTATATGGTGATCTTGCTCAGCAGAGACCGTTCCTCCACCAAGAAGGACAACACATATGACGCCTTTGTGATCTACTCCAGCGAGGACCAGGAGTGGGTGACGCAGGAGCTGGAGGAGACCCTAGAAACTGGCATCCCACGCTTCCGCCTCTGCCTCTTCTACCGGGACTTCATCCCCGGAGTGTCCATCATGACCAACATCATCAAGGAAGGCTTCCAGAGCAGCCGGAAGGTGGTGGCCGTCGTCTCTGCCCACTTCCTGGAGAGCCGGTGGTGTAACTTTGAACTCGAGATTGCTCAGTCATGGCAGCTGCTGGACAGCCAAGCCAGCCTGGTCTTGATCGTACTGGAAGGGGTGGACCAGAGGGCAGTGCAGCGGAAGCTGGGTCTGTTTCGCTATTTGCGGAGGAACACCTACTTGGTGTGGAAGGACCGGGAGCTTAACCGTCACTTGTTTCTGAGGCAGTTGAGGTTGGCTTTGCTTGATGGGAAAACATGGACGGAGGAGGAGCTGAAACTCATGCTCAAGGACTAG